One window of Vespa velutina chromosome 2, iVesVel2.1, whole genome shotgun sequence genomic DNA carries:
- the LOC124947256 gene encoding smoothelin-like protein 2 — protein sequence MLQPQRDFIEKHKAKSSKNTRQFDSYYLARRHRLLAIISQKHRPTKKPLSPFAKFRQLDRQYSSSLPSSPIKSPEKEFRFRFTEPTVTNNAVQIKERLLSWCRSKTKEYENIQLDNFSTSWNNGLAFCALIHHFRPDAFDYHSLRPQDRRKNFDLAFKTADEAGIAPLLDVEDMVVMRRPDWKCVFTYVQSFYRRFKDED from the exons ATGTTACAACCCCAAAGAGATTTCATCGAAAAACATAAGGCAAAGAGTTCGAAGAATACGAGGCAATTCGACTCATATTATTTGGCTAGAAGGCACCGACTTTTGGCAATCATTTCGCAAAAGCAtagac ccaCCAAGAAACCATTATCGCCGTTTGCCAAATTTCGTCAACTCGATCGGCAATATAGTTCTTCTTTGCCGTCAAG TCCCATAAAGTCGCCAGAAAAGGAGTTTCGTTTTAGATTTACCGAACCTACTGTGACAAATAATGCGGTACAGATAAAGGAACGATTGTTATCTTGGTGCCGTTCCAAAACTAAGGAATATgag AATATACAACTTGACAATTTCTCGACAAGTTGGAACAATGGTTTGGCATTTTGCGCTCTGATTCATCATTTTAGACCTGACGCCTTTGATTATCATTCGTTACGTCCACAGGACCGCAGAAAGAACTTTGATCTGGCATTCAAAACGGCTGA TGAAGCCGGTATCGCACCATTGCTCGATGTTGAGGATATGGTAGTTATGCGACGTCCAGATTGGAAGTGCGTCTTCACTTACGTTCAATCCTTTTATCGGCGTTTCAAGGACGAGGATTGA
- the LOC124946389 gene encoding geminin-like isoform X1 has product MKPTGETKVSGAKIINSEAKVRMSLHVLQPAATDKENLVGAGRMFKADLPLKNALKKDIRNTSEKPKKGCTTRKKIVYKHKAVQTDREEKIKIEVEDLTSEASPSENYWEVLAERRRIALDDALEENKELHERVSNLQEENRLCKEMLDETRALVEVLQEMIEDDRNDIHNSLEDSAL; this is encoded by the exons ATGAAACCTACGGGGGAAACGAAAGTTTCTGGCgccaaaattattaattcagaG GCTAAGGTCAGAATGTCTTTGCACGTTTTGCAGCCAGCAGCTACTGACAAAGAAAACCTGGTGGGTGCTGGAAGAATGTTCAAAGCAGATTTACCCTTAAAAAATGCactaaaaaa GGATATTAGAAACACATCggagaaaccaaaaaaaggTTGCACAACgcgtaaaaaaattgtttacaaaCATAAGGCAGTTCAAACAGAcagggaagaaaaaattaaaatcgaagTAGAAGATTTGACCTCTGAAG CTAGTCCAAGTGAGAATTATTGGGAAGTATTAGCAGAAAGACGACGAATAGCTCTTGATGATGCAttagaagaaaacaaagaactACATGAACGTGTATCAAACTTGCAAGAAGAAAATCGTTTATGTAAAGAAATGTTGGATGAAACACGAGCTTTAGTTGAAGTATTACAA gaAATGATTGAGGATGACAGAAATGACATACACAATTCTTTGGAAGATAGTgctctttaa
- the LOC124946389 gene encoding uncharacterized protein LOC124946389 isoform X2 gives MKPTGETKVSGAKIINSEPAATDKENLVGAGRMFKADLPLKNALKKDIRNTSEKPKKGCTTRKKIVYKHKAVQTDREEKIKIEVEDLTSEASPSENYWEVLAERRRIALDDALEENKELHERVSNLQEENRLCKEMLDETRALVEVLQEMIEDDRNDIHNSLEDSAL, from the exons ATGAAACCTACGGGGGAAACGAAAGTTTCTGGCgccaaaattattaattcagaG CCAGCAGCTACTGACAAAGAAAACCTGGTGGGTGCTGGAAGAATGTTCAAAGCAGATTTACCCTTAAAAAATGCactaaaaaa GGATATTAGAAACACATCggagaaaccaaaaaaaggTTGCACAACgcgtaaaaaaattgtttacaaaCATAAGGCAGTTCAAACAGAcagggaagaaaaaattaaaatcgaagTAGAAGATTTGACCTCTGAAG CTAGTCCAAGTGAGAATTATTGGGAAGTATTAGCAGAAAGACGACGAATAGCTCTTGATGATGCAttagaagaaaacaaagaactACATGAACGTGTATCAAACTTGCAAGAAGAAAATCGTTTATGTAAAGAAATGTTGGATGAAACACGAGCTTTAGTTGAAGTATTACAA gaAATGATTGAGGATGACAGAAATGACATACACAATTCTTTGGAAGATAGTgctctttaa
- the LOC124946391 gene encoding geminin-like isoform X2: MLKADLTLKDALKKDIKSTSVKPKKESTIHKKIVYKHKAVQTARGEKIKIEVEDLTSEAGPSENYWEVLAERRRIALDDALEENKELHERISKLQEENRLCKEMLDETRALVEVLQEMIGDDRNDINNSLEDSAL; this comes from the exons ATGCTCAAAGCAGATTTAACACTCAAAGATGcattaaaaaa AGATATTAAAAGCACATCAGtgaaaccaaaaaaagaaagcacaatacataaaaaaattgtttacaaaCATAAAGCAGTTCAAACAGCGAGAggagaaaagattaaaattgaaGTAGAAGATTTGACTTCTgaag ctGGTCCAAGTGAAAATTATTGGGAAGTATTAGCAGAAAGACGACGAATAGCTCTTGATGATgcattagaagaaaataaagaactaCATGAACGTATATCAAAATTGCAAGAAGAAAATCGTTTATGTAAAGAAATGTTAGATGAAACACGGGCATTGGTTGAAGTATTACAA gaAATGATTGGAGATGATAGAAATgacataaataattctttggaGGATAGTgctctataa
- the LOC124946391 gene encoding geminin-like isoform X1 translates to MTTSEKQSKIRESLQNLQPAATDKENLVGAGRMLKADLTLKDALKKDIKSTSVKPKKESTIHKKIVYKHKAVQTARGEKIKIEVEDLTSEAGPSENYWEVLAERRRIALDDALEENKELHERISKLQEENRLCKEMLDETRALVEVLQEMIGDDRNDINNSLEDSAL, encoded by the exons AAACAATCAAAGATCAGAGAATCTTTGCAAAATTTACAGCCAGCAGCTACGGACAAAGAAAATCTAGTTGGGGCTGGAAGAATGCTCAAAGCAGATTTAACACTCAAAGATGcattaaaaaa AGATATTAAAAGCACATCAGtgaaaccaaaaaaagaaagcacaatacataaaaaaattgtttacaaaCATAAAGCAGTTCAAACAGCGAGAggagaaaagattaaaattgaaGTAGAAGATTTGACTTCTgaag ctGGTCCAAGTGAAAATTATTGGGAAGTATTAGCAGAAAGACGACGAATAGCTCTTGATGATgcattagaagaaaataaagaactaCATGAACGTATATCAAAATTGCAAGAAGAAAATCGTTTATGTAAAGAAATGTTAGATGAAACACGGGCATTGGTTGAAGTATTACAA gaAATGATTGGAGATGATAGAAATgacataaataattctttggaGGATAGTgctctataa